In one Flavobacteriales bacterium genomic region, the following are encoded:
- a CDS encoding aldehyde dehydrogenase family protein — MMIRIYVVRAPTFAHRLRRSGFGARTIDPANAQNLARIAEAGEADVDAAVKAAREAYDTVWSKRNNTASRIMA, encoded by the coding sequence ATGATGATACGAATATACGTCGTCCGCGCTCCTACCTTCGCTCACCGCCTTCGCCGTTCCGGCTTCGGCGCACGCACCATCGATCCCGCCAACGCGCAGAACCTCGCGCGCATCGCCGAGGCCGGTGAGGCCGATGTGGACGCCGCCGTGAAGGCCGCCCGCGAAGCTTACGACACCGTGTGGAGCAAGAGGAACAACACGGCAAGCAGGATCATGGCATAG
- a CDS encoding aldehyde dehydrogenase family protein yields the protein MATKKKSIDWALAPAPESKDHVKVQEQYELFINGKWQKPKSGKYFDTINPANEQKLARIAEANDADVDAAVKAARKAYDTVWSRMPAAERAKYIYRIARLLQEKAREFAVIESMDGGKPIRESRDVDVPLAAAHFFYYAGWADKLHYAFPGKTVSPLGVAGQVIPWNFPLLMAAWKLAPALACGNTVVLKPAETTPLTALTLASILQEAELPDGVVNIVTGAGATGAAVVNHPDVNKVAFTGSTGVGKLIQRATAGSGKKLTLELGGKAANIIFADATIDQAVEGIINGIYFNQGHVCCAGSRLFVEEAVYDEVIRKLKHRMRSLVVGDPLDKNTDIGAINSREQLGTINKYLKAGMADGAEMYQPACDLPTKGFWCRPTLFLNVAQSARIAQEEIFGPVLAVQTFRTVDEVIQKANNTPYGLSAGVWTDKGSKIFNLTSKLRAGVIWANTYNKFDPTSPFGGYKESGYGREGGLHGLGAYLNLN from the coding sequence ATGGCAACCAAGAAGAAGTCGATCGACTGGGCATTGGCCCCCGCCCCCGAGTCCAAGGACCACGTCAAGGTCCAAGAGCAATACGAGCTCTTCATCAACGGCAAGTGGCAGAAGCCGAAGAGCGGCAAGTACTTCGACACCATCAACCCCGCCAACGAGCAGAAGCTCGCGCGCATCGCCGAGGCCAACGACGCCGATGTGGACGCCGCCGTGAAGGCCGCCCGCAAGGCCTACGACACCGTGTGGAGCAGGATGCCCGCCGCCGAACGCGCCAAGTACATCTACCGCATCGCGCGTCTGTTGCAGGAGAAGGCCCGCGAGTTCGCCGTCATCGAGAGCATGGACGGCGGCAAGCCCATCCGCGAGAGCCGCGACGTGGACGTGCCGCTCGCCGCCGCGCACTTCTTCTACTACGCCGGTTGGGCCGACAAGCTTCACTACGCGTTCCCCGGCAAGACCGTATCGCCGCTCGGCGTCGCCGGCCAGGTGATCCCCTGGAACTTTCCGCTGCTCATGGCCGCGTGGAAGCTCGCGCCCGCCCTGGCCTGCGGCAACACCGTGGTGCTGAAGCCCGCCGAGACCACGCCGCTCACTGCGCTCACCCTCGCGAGCATCCTGCAGGAAGCCGAACTCCCCGATGGCGTCGTCAACATCGTCACCGGCGCGGGGGCCACGGGCGCGGCGGTGGTCAACCATCCGGACGTGAACAAGGTCGCCTTCACCGGCAGCACCGGCGTGGGCAAGCTCATCCAACGCGCCACCGCGGGCAGCGGCAAGAAGCTCACCCTCGAGCTCGGCGGCAAGGCGGCCAACATCATCTTCGCCGACGCCACCATCGACCAGGCCGTCGAAGGCATCATCAACGGCATCTACTTCAACCAGGGCCACGTGTGCTGCGCCGGCAGCCGCCTCTTCGTGGAGGAGGCCGTGTACGACGAGGTGATCCGCAAGCTCAAGCACCGCATGCGCTCGCTCGTCGTGGGCGATCCGCTCGATAAGAACACCGACATCGGCGCCATCAACAGCCGCGAGCAGCTCGGCACCATCAACAAGTACCTCAAGGCCGGCATGGCCGACGGTGCCGAGATGTACCAGCCGGCGTGCGACCTCCCCACCAAGGGCTTCTGGTGCCGCCCCACGCTCTTCCTCAACGTGGCGCAGAGCGCGCGCATCGCGCAGGAGGAGATCTTCGGCCCCGTGCTCGCCGTGCAGACCTTCCGCACCGTGGACGAGGTGATCCAGAAAGCCAACAACACCCCCTACGGCCTCAGCGCCGGCGTGTGGACGGACAAGGGCTCCAAGATCTTCAACCTCACCAGCAAATTGCGCGCGGGCGTCATCTGGGCCAACACCTACAACAAGTTCGATCCCACCTCACCCTTCGGCGGCTACAAGGAAAGCGGGTATGGCCGGGAAGGTGGGTTGCATGGGTTGGGGGCGTATCTGAATTTGAATTAG
- a CDS encoding DinB family protein, protein MITSDVFVKMALDAWTSEIRYTNALLEKLTDEQLMQPVAPGRNRGIYLLGHLTAVHDQMLPLLRFQETIHPALYKPFHDEPDGAVADLPPIAQLRAQWKEVSETLLKHMAGLAPEEWFTRHANIAEADFPKEPHRNRLNVVISRTNHLAYHRGQLALLGSK, encoded by the coding sequence ATGATCACCTCCGATGTGTTCGTGAAGATGGCGCTCGACGCCTGGACCAGTGAGATCAGGTACACCAACGCGCTGCTGGAGAAGCTCACCGACGAGCAGCTGATGCAACCGGTGGCCCCCGGCCGCAACCGCGGCATCTACCTCCTCGGCCACCTCACCGCCGTCCACGACCAGATGCTCCCCCTGCTGCGCTTTCAGGAGACGATCCATCCAGCGCTGTACAAACCCTTCCACGATGAACCGGACGGTGCCGTGGCCGACCTTCCGCCCATCGCCCAGCTACGCGCCCAGTGGAAGGAGGTGAGCGAGACCTTGCTGAAGCACATGGCGGGCCTTGCTCCGGAGGAGTGGTTCACGCGCCACGCCAACATTGCCGAGGCCGACTTCCCCAAGGAGCCGCACCGCAACCGCCTGAACGTGGTGATCAGCCGCACGAACCACCTGGCCTACCACCGGGGGCAGCTGGCGTTGCTGGGCAGCAAGTAG
- the deoC gene encoding deoxyribose-phosphate aldolase, whose product MAIATRSRTAPALDLRTTPTVDQVGIEERVARIKARSIKKETKVQGMKLALSMIDLTTLEGADTPHKVQQLCYKAMHLHDQLPGLPTVAAVCVYPSLVKVAKKALGESGVKVASVSTAFPSGQAPRNVKIADTRFAVSEGADEIDMVISRGRFHNGEYGFVFDEIAAIKEACGEARLKVILETGELGTYDKVRLASDIAIAAGADFIKTSTGKINPAATMEVTLVMLHAIRDHYLRTGRMIAMKPAGGIRKSKEALHYLMMVKEELGPEWLDPHWFRFGASSLANDILMQLQKEADGHYQSADYFSMD is encoded by the coding sequence ATGGCAATCGCAACCCGTTCCCGCACTGCCCCGGCCCTCGACCTGCGCACGACACCAACGGTGGACCAAGTGGGCATCGAGGAGCGCGTGGCCCGCATCAAGGCCCGCAGCATCAAGAAGGAAACGAAGGTGCAGGGCATGAAGCTGGCCCTCAGCATGATCGACCTCACCACACTGGAAGGCGCCGACACACCCCACAAGGTGCAGCAGCTCTGCTACAAGGCCATGCATCTGCACGACCAGCTCCCCGGCCTGCCCACGGTGGCCGCGGTGTGCGTGTATCCCTCCCTGGTAAAGGTGGCGAAGAAGGCCCTCGGGGAGAGTGGGGTTAAGGTGGCCTCCGTGTCCACCGCGTTCCCCAGTGGCCAGGCCCCACGCAACGTGAAGATCGCCGACACCCGGTTCGCCGTGAGCGAAGGCGCCGACGAGATCGACATGGTGATCAGCCGGGGGCGCTTCCACAACGGCGAATACGGCTTCGTGTTCGACGAGATCGCGGCCATCAAGGAAGCCTGTGGCGAGGCCCGTCTGAAGGTGATTCTGGAGACCGGCGAGCTGGGCACCTACGACAAGGTGCGCCTGGCCAGCGACATCGCCATCGCGGCCGGCGCCGACTTCATCAAGACCAGCACCGGCAAGATCAACCCCGCCGCCACCATGGAGGTGACATTGGTGATGCTGCATGCCATCCGCGACCACTACCTGCGCACCGGGCGGATGATCGCCATGAAGCCCGCCGGCGGCATCCGCAAGAGCAAGGAGGCCCTCCACTACCTGATGATGGTGAAGGAGGAGCTCGGCCCCGAGTGGCTCGATCCGCACTGGTTCCGCTTCGGCGCCAGCAGCCTGGCCAACGACATCCTGATGCAGCTGCAGAAGGAGGCCGACGGGCACTACCAGAGCGCGGACTACTTCAGTATGGATTAG
- the cysC gene encoding adenylyl-sulfate kinase: MPMAAPAHIHPIQHRLLERSAKETLLGQRGCVVWLTGLSGSGKSTIAIGLERALHERGRYAVVLDGDNVRTGINNNLGFSEADRTENIRRIAEVAKLFAQNGAVVISCFVSPTIAIREQAKAIIGADDFLEAFVDTPLEECERRDVKGLYAKARAGEVKDFTGISAPFEAPPTPAIRIATQGRSEEASTTELLNFILPRVQRS; the protein is encoded by the coding sequence ATGCCGATGGCCGCCCCCGCCCACATCCACCCCATCCAGCACCGCCTGCTGGAACGGTCCGCCAAGGAGACCCTGCTGGGCCAGCGCGGTTGCGTGGTATGGTTGACCGGCCTGAGCGGCAGCGGCAAGAGCACCATCGCCATCGGCCTGGAACGCGCGCTGCACGAGCGCGGACGCTACGCCGTAGTGCTCGACGGCGATAACGTGCGTACGGGCATCAACAACAACCTGGGCTTCTCGGAGGCCGACCGCACGGAGAATATCCGGCGCATTGCGGAAGTGGCCAAGCTGTTCGCGCAGAACGGCGCCGTGGTGATCAGCTGCTTCGTCTCCCCCACCATCGCTATCCGTGAGCAGGCGAAGGCCATCATCGGTGCGGATGACTTCTTGGAGGCGTTCGTGGACACCCCGCTGGAGGAGTGCGAGCGCCGCGATGTGAAAGGGCTCTACGCGAAGGCCCGCGCCGGTGAGGTGAAGGACTTCACGGGCATCAGTGCGCCGTTCGAGGCACCGCCCACACCCGCCATCCGAATCGCCACCCAAGGGCGCAGTGAGGAGGCGAGCACCACCGAACTGTTGAACTTCATCCTGCCGCGTGTGCAACGCAGTTGA